The following coding sequences are from one Shewanella putrefaciens window:
- a CDS encoding ABC transporter ATP-binding protein has protein sequence MVNTAHALVLEGLKKTYKGGVEAVKGISLTVNQGDFFALLGPNGAGKSTTIGIISSLVQKSSGTVKVFGYDIDEQLEHAKLCIGLVPQEFNFNQFETVLQIVVNQAGYYGVPKSIALERAQKYLTQLDLWEKRHSQSRELSGGMKRRLMIARALMHEPKLLILDEPTAGVDIELRRSMWEFLKQINQQGVTIILTTHYLEEAEMLCRNIGIIDNGVLVECTSMKALLGKLNMETFILDLRHDINVAPTLDGMVCRLTDPHTLEVDVAKDHNLNEVFRQLTAANVEVLSMRNKSNRLEELFVELVNKTQGALA, from the coding sequence ATGGTGAATACTGCCCATGCTCTGGTACTCGAAGGGCTTAAAAAAACCTATAAAGGTGGCGTAGAAGCAGTTAAAGGCATTAGTCTTACTGTTAATCAAGGGGATTTCTTTGCCTTACTCGGCCCTAATGGTGCGGGTAAATCCACTACTATCGGGATTATTAGCTCTTTAGTTCAGAAGAGTTCTGGTACGGTTAAAGTCTTTGGTTATGATATTGATGAACAATTAGAGCATGCCAAATTATGCATAGGTTTAGTCCCGCAGGAATTTAATTTTAATCAGTTTGAAACGGTATTACAGATAGTAGTGAATCAAGCAGGTTACTATGGTGTACCCAAGTCTATCGCGCTTGAGCGCGCGCAAAAGTATTTAACTCAGCTAGATTTGTGGGAAAAACGTCACAGCCAGTCGCGGGAGCTATCTGGGGGTATGAAACGGCGTTTAATGATCGCCCGTGCTTTGATGCACGAACCTAAGCTACTGATTTTAGATGAGCCCACCGCTGGTGTGGATATTGAACTGCGCCGTTCTATGTGGGAGTTCCTTAAACAAATTAATCAGCAGGGTGTAACCATTATTCTCACAACCCATTATCTGGAAGAAGCAGAAATGCTATGCCGCAATATCGGCATTATCGATAATGGTGTGCTGGTGGAATGTACCAGTATGAAGGCGCTGCTCGGTAAGCTGAATATGGAAACCTTTATTCTCGACCTACGCCACGACATCAATGTCGCTCCAACGCTCGATGGCATGGTATGTCGTCTCACCGATCCCCACACTTTAGAGGTGGATGTGGCTAAAGATCACAATCTTAATGAGGTATTTCGCCAATTAACTGCCGCAAATGTGGAAGTATTGTCTATGCGTAACAAGTCAAATCGGCTAGAAGAACTCTTCGTTGAATTGGTGAATAAAACCCAGGGAGCTTTAGCATGA
- a CDS encoding ABC transporter permease, with product MNQLYFIAFKSILSKEINRFTRIWIQTLVPPAITMTLYFLIFGNLVGSRIGDMGGVSYMEFIAPGLIMMSVITNSYSNVASSFYSAKFQRNLEELMVAPVPHYVMIAGYVGGGVARGLCVGLIVTLVAMCFVDISLHHAGLVIMTVFLTSVLFSLGGLINAVFAKSFDDISIIPTFVLTPLTYLGGVFYSLTLLPSFWQGVSALNPVVYMINVFRYGFLGFADISVPLSIAIMVGFCIALWALAYYLISRGIGLRS from the coding sequence ATGAATCAGCTCTACTTTATTGCCTTTAAAAGTATTTTAAGTAAAGAAATCAATCGGTTTACAAGGATTTGGATTCAGACGTTAGTCCCACCTGCGATTACCATGACCTTGTATTTTTTGATTTTTGGTAACTTAGTCGGTAGCCGAATTGGGGATATGGGTGGCGTATCTTACATGGAGTTTATTGCACCCGGTTTGATCATGATGTCGGTGATCACTAACTCTTACTCAAATGTGGCGAGCTCGTTTTATAGTGCTAAATTTCAACGCAATTTAGAGGAGCTAATGGTAGCACCTGTGCCCCATTATGTAATGATTGCGGGCTATGTGGGAGGTGGTGTTGCCCGTGGCTTATGTGTTGGGTTGATTGTAACTTTAGTCGCGATGTGCTTTGTCGACATTAGCTTGCACCATGCGGGGTTGGTGATAATGACGGTCTTTTTAACCTCAGTGCTGTTCTCCTTAGGAGGCTTAATTAATGCCGTTTTTGCAAAGAGTTTTGATGATATCAGCATCATACCGACTTTCGTGCTCACCCCATTGACCTACCTTGGCGGGGTCTTTTATTCTTTAACACTTTTACCCTCATTCTGGCAGGGCGTTTCAGCACTAAATCCCGTAGTTTATATGATTAACGTGTTCCGCTATGGATTCTTAGGATTTGCCGATATCAGTGTACCGCTATCCATCGCCATTATGGTGGGTTTTTGTATCGCTTTATGGGCGTTAGCTTACTATCTTATCTCACGCGGGATCGGGCTGCGTTCGTAA
- the hpt gene encoding hypoxanthine phosphoribosyltransferase translates to MKHTTEVMISAEEINQKLDQMAELINAHYANSERLLMVGLLKGSVVFMADLCRRIKGHVEIDFMSVSSYGNSMTSSRDVKVLKDVQSDIAGRDVLIVEDLIDSGNTLSKVREMLLLREPKSLALCTLLDKPERREVDVKVDFIGFTIPDEFIVGYGIDYAEQYRNLPYIAKVVPLE, encoded by the coding sequence ATGAAACACACCACCGAAGTGATGATCTCCGCCGAAGAGATTAACCAAAAATTGGATCAAATGGCTGAGTTAATCAATGCCCATTATGCCAACAGCGAACGCTTGTTGATGGTGGGATTGTTAAAAGGCTCAGTGGTCTTTATGGCGGATCTCTGTCGCCGTATTAAGGGCCATGTTGAAATTGATTTTATGTCGGTTTCTAGTTATGGCAATTCAATGACCAGTTCACGGGATGTGAAAGTGCTTAAAGATGTGCAATCGGATATCGCAGGCCGCGATGTGCTGATTGTCGAAGACTTGATTGACTCTGGTAATACCTTAAGTAAAGTTCGCGAGATGTTGTTGCTGCGCGAACCTAAAAGTCTTGCTCTGTGTACTTTGCTGGATAAACCAGAGCGCCGAGAAGTGGATGTGAAGGTTGATTTTATCGGTTTTACTATCCCGGATGAGTTTATCGTGGGCTATGGTATTGATTATGCCGAGCAGTATCGTAACCTGCCTTACATCGCGAAAGTTGTGCCACTCGAATAA